Proteins from one Kineococcus mangrovi genomic window:
- the ribD gene encoding bifunctional diaminohydroxyphosphoribosylaminopyrimidine deaminase/5-amino-6-(5-phosphoribosylamino)uracil reductase RibD: MPPLPADERFVRQAVGLARHGFGTTSPNPVVGCVVVAADGTVVGQGWHERAGGPHAEVNALARAGERAAGGTAYVTLEPCNHRGRTGPCVDALLAAGIRRVVYAVADPGAVQGGGAGRLRAAGVEVVGGVLADEAERVNEAWLTSARRGRPHVLWKFAATLDGRSAAADGTSRWISSAASRAQVHDLRRRVDAIVAGSGTVLADDPHLTARSPEGVLDERQPLRVVLDRRGRVPATARILDDVAPTHVSTAATPADLLRELHSRGVVSVLLEGGPTLAGAFLAAGLVDRVVAYVAPALLGEGRAALGAAGVATIADAVRLDVDEVEVVGGDVRLCGRPVGRGGPG; the protein is encoded by the coding sequence GTGCCCCCCCTCCCGGCCGACGAGCGGTTCGTGCGGCAGGCCGTCGGCCTGGCCCGGCACGGGTTCGGCACGACCTCGCCGAACCCCGTCGTCGGGTGCGTGGTCGTCGCGGCCGACGGGACCGTGGTGGGGCAGGGGTGGCACGAACGGGCCGGCGGTCCGCACGCCGAGGTGAACGCCCTGGCGCGCGCGGGGGAGCGCGCCGCCGGGGGGACCGCGTACGTCACGCTGGAACCGTGCAACCACCGCGGGCGCACCGGTCCGTGCGTGGACGCGTTGCTGGCCGCGGGGATCCGCCGCGTCGTGTACGCCGTCGCCGACCCCGGGGCCGTGCAGGGCGGTGGTGCCGGACGGTTGCGCGCGGCGGGGGTCGAGGTCGTCGGCGGGGTCCTCGCCGACGAGGCCGAACGGGTCAACGAGGCGTGGCTGACGTCGGCTCGGCGCGGACGGCCCCACGTCCTGTGGAAGTTCGCGGCGACGCTCGACGGGCGGTCCGCCGCCGCCGACGGGACGAGCCGGTGGATCTCCTCGGCGGCCTCGCGCGCCCAGGTGCACGACCTGCGCCGGCGGGTCGACGCCATCGTCGCCGGGTCCGGGACGGTGCTGGCCGACGACCCGCACCTCACCGCCCGCTCCCCCGAGGGCGTCCTCGACGAGCGCCAGCCCCTGCGCGTCGTCCTCGACCGCCGCGGCCGGGTCCCCGCCACCGCACGGATCCTCGACGACGTCGCGCCCACGCACGTCTCGACCGCCGCCACCCCCGCGGACCTGTTGCGGGAGCTGCACTCCCGCGGCGTCGTGTCCGTCCTGCTGGAGGGCGGACCGACCCTGGCCGGGGCGTTCCTGGCGGCGGGGCTCGTCGACCGCGTGGTGGCCTACGTCGCCCCGGCGCTGCTGGGGGAGGGCCGGGCCGCCCTCGGAGCCGCGGGGGTCGCGACGATCGCCGACGCCGTCCGGCTCGACGTCGACGAGGTCGAGGTCGTCGGCGGGGACGTCCGGCTGTGCGGTCGGCCCGTCGGGCGCGGGGGGCCCGGATAG
- a CDS encoding SMI1/KNR4 family protein produces MSTDTPLETSWVRITTWLLAHAPATAAALHPPASAQDVARAEESTGVVWPQQLRTWFGLHGGWDRDAWAAVLPGWSSPMSLSRSLEEQRTWLEVWEDVAADDEDLVERGVLAMGQHAGEVAGAFLPFFVPLDEDQSGEVLFVDCRPGPRQGCVTHWMKHDFDHYGLGWWSIAQMLSDVADHLQQWTPCRYWRPQVEDGALRWEFDEDADSDSHCLARG; encoded by the coding sequence GTGAGCACGGACACCCCTCTAGAGACGTCGTGGGTGCGGATCACCACCTGGCTACTGGCTCACGCCCCAGCCACTGCGGCGGCCTTGCACCCTCCGGCCTCGGCGCAGGACGTGGCTCGCGCCGAGGAGAGCACCGGGGTGGTGTGGCCGCAGCAGCTGCGGACGTGGTTCGGGCTGCACGGCGGCTGGGACCGCGATGCGTGGGCCGCGGTGCTGCCGGGATGGTCCTCGCCGATGTCGCTGAGCCGGTCCTTGGAGGAGCAACGGACCTGGCTGGAGGTGTGGGAGGACGTGGCTGCCGATGACGAGGACCTCGTCGAGCGTGGCGTGCTGGCCATGGGGCAGCACGCCGGGGAGGTAGCCGGTGCCTTCTTGCCGTTCTTCGTCCCGTTGGATGAGGACCAGTCCGGGGAGGTGTTGTTCGTGGACTGCCGTCCGGGCCCGCGTCAGGGGTGTGTGACGCACTGGATGAAGCACGACTTCGACCACTACGGACTGGGGTGGTGGTCGATCGCACAGATGCTGAGCGATGTGGCTGATCACCTGCAGCAGTGGACGCCGTGCCGGTACTGGCGGCCGCAGGTCGAGGACGGCGCTTTGCGGTGGGAGTTCGATGAGGACGCGGACTCGGACTCGCATTGCTTGGCTCGCGGGTAG
- a CDS encoding cold shock domain-containing protein, translating to MAILATIRRWNTHRARGVLDSPETPGGCWAHLSHIARPGPWDVQPGDEYMLEWEHAQQDGFAYRAVRMWPADTAPIDPVVRHNSSSLTLTFDED from the coding sequence ATGGCGATCTTGGCGACGATCCGCAGGTGGAACACCCACCGGGCCCGGGGCGTCCTCGACAGCCCCGAGACTCCCGGCGGCTGCTGGGCCCACCTCTCCCACATCGCCAGACCCGGCCCCTGGGACGTCCAACCCGGCGACGAGTACATGCTCGAGTGGGAGCACGCCCAACAAGACGGCTTCGCCTACCGAGCCGTGCGCATGTGGCCGGCCGACACCGCGCCCATCGACCCGGTAGTCCGGCACAACAGCAGCAGCCTGACCCTCACCTTCGACGAGGACTGA